A window of the Flavobacterium lindanitolerans genome harbors these coding sequences:
- a CDS encoding M48 family metallopeptidase translates to MKRRYLLIPIAIFGIVYSCATNPFTGKSTLALVPDSQILPSAFQQYSTFLKENKVVTGTADAQRVVTVGTKIKNAAEKYLNANGYKGYLKDYQWEYKLVESKEVNAWCMPGGKIVFYTGILPITKDETGMAVVMGHEVAHALLNHGQQRMSADVLQQLGSVGVGAAVGNQSESIQKIAMQAYGVGTQYGVTLPFSRSHESEADKVGLTLMAIAGYNPEQSVAFWERMAANSGGNAPPEFMSTHPSNTTRIANLKALIPQAKAEAAKYGVTFK, encoded by the coding sequence ATGAAAAGAAGATATCTGTTAATACCGATTGCAATATTTGGTATTGTTTATTCTTGTGCGACCAATCCGTTTACCGGAAAAAGCACATTGGCACTGGTTCCTGATTCGCAGATTTTACCGTCAGCTTTTCAGCAGTATAGTACTTTTTTAAAGGAAAATAAAGTGGTGACCGGAACTGCGGACGCACAGCGAGTGGTAACCGTAGGAACAAAAATTAAAAATGCTGCCGAAAAATACCTGAATGCCAATGGTTATAAAGGTTATTTAAAAGATTACCAATGGGAATATAAGCTGGTAGAAAGTAAAGAAGTGAATGCCTGGTGTATGCCTGGCGGAAAGATTGTTTTTTATACAGGAATTCTTCCTATTACAAAAGATGAAACAGGTATGGCAGTCGTTATGGGACACGAAGTAGCGCACGCCTTGCTAAATCACGGACAACAAAGAATGAGTGCCGATGTATTACAGCAGTTAGGGAGTGTTGGTGTTGGAGCTGCCGTAGGAAACCAAAGCGAATCTATTCAGAAAATTGCAATGCAGGCCTATGGAGTGGGTACACAATATGGCGTAACCCTACCGTTTAGCCGAAGCCATGAAAGCGAAGCAGACAAAGTAGGGCTGACCTTAATGGCGATAGCGGGTTACAATCCGGAACAGTCGGTTGCTTTCTGGGAAAGAATGGCGGCAAATTCAGGAGGCAATGCACCACCGGAATTTATGAGTACGCACCCGTCTAATACGACAAGAATCGCGAACCTTAAAGCGTTGATTCCTCAGGCAAAAGCTGAAGCTGCAAAATACGGTGTGACATTTAAATAA